Genomic segment of Melospiza melodia melodia isolate bMelMel2 chromosome 13, bMelMel2.pri, whole genome shotgun sequence:
ATTAAATCCATGTAACAGAGAGGTCTGATGGCAGGAGACCTGGAGGAAAGACAGAATCACTCAGCCAAGTCAAAAGGGAGAAGAAAATGGTTCTGGGCAGAGCAGTGATGAGTTATCACCATGGTTTACTGACTTGTGGCACACAGCAACTGAATTAACAGAATGAATGACTGATGTTTTCCTGGAAATGCTTCTTGGTATGGATTCTTTCCCCAAACATGTCAAACTTTAGTAGCATACACTCTTCTCCCCTCAAATtccagccctcctcctcctcctccaattCACCTCATGTTTTACAGCTGTTAAAATAACAAGCCAGTTACCATTGTCAGAGCCTTTTCTCATGTAGACAAGTGAGCCAAAACAACCAGGTTCCAAACCACAGGTTCATTTACTAACAAATCCCCTACTTTCACTTATAGTTCAAAACCATCTTCATTTCCATTTTTAGATACACAAATGGCTTTAATAATAACCTATTATGCTAATCAATACTATACTAATGTGGGTGCATTAGTCTGTACATCAAAACCCTCAGCCCTGACTTAAAAAAAATGCTGCTGGTAACACAGCTTCATGATGAGTCTTTGCTTCTGAAACTCAATAGAAATATTCCAATTTCTAAAGTTCATATTTGAACTTTCACATGACTCTGAATAAACTCAGTTACACCAAAAGAACACAAAAGCGTCGGTGATTAATAGCTAAAATTGAATAGTGACTGTTGCAGCTAACATTTGCTGGTTTTTGCAAATTGACAGATGCACTTAGTAAAGAATGCATCTGAAATCTACCAGATTTACAAGAAGAAGCAAAAATATATGACTTCTCATAAAAAGTATATTAATACCTATTAGTAGTAGTTTGTATCTATGACGATTATCTGTGGTAGGAAACACTCTAGATTTTAACTCCAACACCTGTACCAGAGAGTTCACAAACACCAGACACATCCAGCCACATCCTACTGACTGCCCACGGTCAGCCCAAATCCCAGCGAGACCAAGAAAAATCCCCGTCTCCGTCTGCTGCCTTTATGGATGCCTATGAGAGCACGAAAATGTCTGTGATGCTCACCACACCTAAACCTTGCCTGTGATACTTGGGGTTCACACCTCCCGAGCCAGACGCTGTTTCTAAACACTAAAACCTTTACACCGAATATTCCACACTCCCACCAAGGCCGGCAAGCCCTCGGCATCCTCCCTGCCCCGGTACCCTCAGCGCGGCTCAGCCCCTGTGAGGGGGGCGGGCCCCCATCAGCACTCGGGCTCTGCCGCCGCTGTGCCCCAGCGCTCCGAAgggccgggacccccgggacctcGCAGGGCGGGCACTGAGGGAAAACCCCACGGAGCCGCTGACGGAGCGGGGCCGAGCTCGGCAGCGGGGCGGGACGGGAGGGGGCAGAGCCGGGCAGGCCCGAGGCGGCGCTCACAGGTTGATGGTCCTTTCCAGCGTGAGCGGCTTCGTCTGCTGGATGTACTTGTTCCCGAACTGGTTCACCCCCCGGGGCCAGCCGGTCTGCGAGCGGTTGGGCGGCACCACGGACATGGCgagaggcggcgggagcggtCAGTCACTGctgggcggcgggagcggcgtcCGCCATTAACACCCGGCCGGCCCTCAGCGCCGCGCGCCGCCTGCTGGGACCCGCCGCGCTCCGCCCCGCCTCTCCTCGCTCATTGGCCAACGGCTTCCGGTCCCGCCCCGCGCGATCCGATTGGCCACCGCGGGCGAAGCGCGGGGACCGCAGGGAGTTGTAGTCCGGCCGGACGGTACCATGGCCACCAAGCGTCGCGGAGCGGCAGCGCTGGCGGCGGCGAAGCGCGGGAGGCGCGAGGGGCGCGCGGAGCTCTGCGCGGCCCTCGGGGACGCGGCGCTGCGGGAGCGCGCAGGGGCGGCCTGGGCCCGCGGGGAGCGGCTCCGGCACGGTacggcccggccgggcccgcgggGAGCGGCTCCGGCACGGTacggcccggccgggcccgcgggGAGCGGCTCCGGCACCGGCACGGTACGGCATGGCGCGGCTCCCCGCCCCTCACCGATGGCTTTTCCCTGGCAGATGCGGTGGTGCTGGAGCCGGCCCCGTTCCGGCACGGTGTCATTCCCGGTTTTCTGGCGGGCTCGGCTTTCGCGGAGGCGCTGCGGGATGAACTGCTGGGTCTCGATTTCCGCGGGCGGCGCAACGACCTCCTCTCGCTGCAGCAGGTGGGCCCGGGGCCGAGCtgagccgggctgggccgggccgagcTGCTCCCGGCCGAGCCACCCTAACCCCGTCCCTTCTTCTCTTCCATGGGCCGCCGCAGTCCGAGGAGCTGGGGGCAAGCCCGGAGCCCCACGTCGCTGCCCTGAGGTAAAGCGGGCTCGGGGCTCTGCCCCGCTCTGTGGTGGCTCCGCAGGGAAGGCGATTCCGGGGTGGGCCCGCGGCGTGGTCGCCTTCTGCCCCATACTCGGGCCAAAAACCGGCCCTGGAGCGCTGAATCTGCTCTGTGCTTGCCCCATGGGCACTGAAGTCTGTTCAGTTTTCACCCATAGTCAGCTCTCCTGCATCTGTCACTTCTGAAACGCTTCCTGGTGCCCCTTCCGACTGGTTGCATGCTTGCTGCTGGTTATTGCCAGCAGTGCTGTGAGCACTGGGCTGTTTTCCTGGCCAGCACCTGGGTGGTTCTACAGAAACACACTGTCACTAACAGCAACAGCACCTGTAACTGTTTAAACAGTTGGCCGGGAGGCAATAAATTAGTTTAGTCTATGATGATATGTTTTATAACATAGGAGGACACTCACTTGTGTGTTTATCTTCCCAGGCGTGCTCTGTGTGAAGAATTCCAAGTGTGGCTTTCTGCTGTGACCCAGATAGAGCTGGAGCCAACTATTGACATATCCTGTGCTAAATATGAATATACTGGTCAGTCTATAAGTGATTCTTTCCCTAAAACTTCTATGTATGTGTAGTGAAAAAAATGTCTATAGAATGACTAATTTTATTCTAGTTCCAGAGGGTCCCAGAGCCTGTCAGCAGCAAAACAGTGTCTGAAAATGAACTACAAATGATGATAAAAGTGTTGCTGGTGTATAATGCCTGTACCTTCAGAATGGCCTGATCTGTCAATTGTAGTCCCACAGAAGTGAATCATGTAGATCTCAGGCTGGTGATGCTGATGAGTGAAAATGCAGTTCTTGTAAAGAACATGTTTTTTCTTGTTACATCCTTGTGAGGACAAAACTGGGAAGCAGTTGTTGGAATGAATCATGCATGTACTGAAAGATGCTACAGCAGCAAAACGTGTGTGATTGCAGATGTGTTGCTGTGCCACGATGATGAGCTGGAAGGTCGCAGAATCGCCTTCATCCTGTACCTCGTCCCACCCTGGGAGAAAAGTGATGGGGGAACGCTGGATCTGTACAGCACAGATGGTAAAAGCTCCAAGCTCAGCCTCGGGTGGATGGAAAAACGAAGCTCATGTGCCCCTTGCAGCAATTCTCACCTCAGACAgtagaaaggagataaagagtTTTTCCTTTGGTCAGAGAAGCTGATGTATGAGTAAAGTGTGCCCCTTAGGGATGGGCTGTAGCAGGCTTTGCAGACAGTGCTAACAGGCAACAGCAGACAAACTTTTGGAAGGATCAAGAGCAGAGGAAAGATGGAAGCAATGCCAGTGCTTAGAACTCCAGACTGATGACAATAACTTCCCTTTCCAGCAGCAGAAccactgaatggtttgggttggaagggatcttaaagctcatcttgttccagctTGCCTGCTGTAGGCAGGGACATGGTCTACTAGACCAGGATGCTGCAAACCCCATTGAGCATTTctaggatggggcatccacagattctctgggcaacctgtgccagtgcatcACTGCTCATAGTAAAGAATTCCTTTCTTAAAGCTAATATAAACACACCCtttgtttgaagccattcccccttgttctgttaCTCCATGCCCTTGTCTGTCCCAAGTCCTTCTGCAGCACTCTTGGTAGCTCCTTGTGGCCCTGGAAGAGGATTTAGGTTGCCCCAGAACCtttcttctccaagctgaacagccccaactcccTGTGTCCATGCAGAGGTGCACTGATTCCTCTGAGCTCCATGCCttgtgcccaggtgtcccaccAGTCACAGAATCATGTTGTCAGAGAGAAGTCCCAGTTCATATCTTAACCAGAATATGTTTTCTTCCTCAGAACACTTTCAGCCACAGCAGATCACCAAGTCATTAGTGCCTTCATGGAACACCCTGGTTTTCTTTGAAGTGTCTCCAGTCTCTTTCCACCAGGCAAGGAGCTGTCTCTTGATAATTTTTTAATCCTCATTGTTGTGGTTATTCATTCTGTGTGTTATTACAGTCCTGATGGGGAGGGAGAAGAACTGTGGGTAGAGTGGATACTTGTGCTAAGTGCTGTGTGCTAGAGAGACTTGAAGGAGGACAAGAAGCAACAAAGCCAAATTTAAACCATCAGTCTAGCTGCATCATCCTGAGAAAGAAAAATTTCCATTTCTATTTTGTGTTACTATCCTGGCAAGCCACTGCTGTGAATTTAGCTCTCACTTGTTTCTGTTGTTAGTTTGTTTTAAGCTAGCTCACATTTTTGATGTGGTGGTCATGACTTTGCTCCAGAAGAGCTCCTCAGGCCATCCATCACCTTGCCAACAGTGCAAGGGCACTGTGCAGATCTGGCTGTACCCCCTCAGTGACACAGACACGGTGCAGTGCCCTGCAGCTGAAATGCTGATACTGTTAAGGAGTACTCTGTGACACTTGTCAGAAAAAGGCCTGGGAACAGAATGAATAATTTGGGGATCTGCATGGCACAAACACCTGACTGAAATCTGACACTCCTGTGTACCTGAGAGTACCAGGGACTATCAAACAGGGCCAGAGAGCAGAAGGCTGGACAGGAAGATGATCAGTGATATAGGTTGGGCATGTCTTGACCTAGGCCACTTAGGGGGTTATTTCTGTGTCACTTATCTCTTAGAAATGTTAATTAAGAGCAGCATCTACTTGGTCACTGCCCTGATTGTTTTCAGATAGTGGTTTAATTTTGCCTTTAAAATCCATTACTCAAAGGTCTCAGAAGAAGAGAGAGAATAGATTCTCTGTGAGCTTGGAGTAAAAGCTTAGACTGGAATTCTGGAACCCTGCAATGGACTTCAGGACAATAGGGCTGTCTCTGACAATCTGTCCTGGTCTAGGCCTGTCTGACATTTCTGTGGATGCAGTGGGCTCTCTGGAGCCAAGTCCATTTCCTGTCAGCAGTTTGTGTGGTGCCCGttccagctgtccctgtgtgacagtgcccgttccagctgtccctgtgtgacagtagtgctgtccctgtgtgacaGTGAGTGCCTGttccagctgtccctgtgtgacagtagtgctgtccctgtgtgacaGTGAGTGCCTGttccagctgtccctgtgtgacagtgcctgttccagctgtccctgtgtgacagtgagtgctgtccctgtgtgacaGTGAGTGCCTGTTCCAGCTGTCCCTATGTGACAGTGCCCGttccagctgtccctgtgtgacAGTGAGTGCCCGttccagctgtccctgtgtgacagtgcctgttccagctgtccctgtgtgacAGTGAGTGCCCGTTCCAGCTGTCCTTGTGTGACAGTGCCTGttccagctgtccctgtgtgacagtagtgctgtccctgtgtgacaGTGAGTGCCTGttccagctgtccctgtgtgacagtgagtgctgtccctgtgtgacaGTGAGTGCCCGttccagctgtccctgtgtgacagtagtgctgtccctgtgtgacagtgcccgttccagctgtccctgtgtgacagtgagtgctgtccctgtgtgacaGTGAGTGCCTGTTCCAGCTGTCCCTATGTGACAGTGCCCGttccagctgtccctgtgtgacAGTGAGTGCCCGttccagctgtccctgtgtgacagtgcctgttccagctgtccctgtgtgacAGTGAGTGCCCGttccagctgtccctgtgtgacagtgcctgttccagctgtccctgtgtgacagtgagtgctgtccctgtgtgacaGTGAGTGCCCGctccagctgtccctgtgtgacagtagtgctgtccctgtcactgcaggTGTCAGAGGTTCTGTCACAGAAGTGCCGTCTGTCCGTGAGCGGTTGGTTCCACGGCCCCTCCGTGGCCAGGCCTGCACGGCACATTGAAGCCCCCTTGGCCAGGAGcccacacatcccctgtgatgtgaGTAACAAGCCTACATCTGCATATCTGCATTTCTGTCTCTGTCCTGTTCTTGTCATACCTGTTAGGGAATGCATCAATGCACTGGGGATGCTTTAATCTTTATCCCATTCTCCTTTTCGTTCCGTGTTAATAAATTTGTATCcagttttttttcttattatcttTGTATGTTTTACATACCTACAGTAGTTCAGAGAATGTGGTGAATACCTGTGGTGCAGTGAAATAAGGCAGTGGAGTGTGTTTGTGTGTAGGAATCCAGCTCTGTTGCTAGCTTGGTAGGGGGAATTGGGGAATCTTCTTCACTTCTCAAAATTCAGTGTTCTAATCCATTTCCCTTCCAGCATGAAATATTGTATGAGTGGATCAATCAAGTTTATTTGGACCTGGACTCCCAAGCTCAAATCCAGGAGGAATTTGAGGAGCGATCAGAAATTCTCCTGAAAGACTTTCTTAAGGTGAGCCCAGTGGTTCACTTTGATGTGATCTACCAGAGCTGGTCAGAGGGCTGGCAGGTACCACATGGCGTGAAGGCTGAGAAAGGGCTTTCTGGCACATCCATTAAAACAAAACACCTTCTAAGTTTCACACCTAAAGGAGAATGGACCAGGTGACCTCCAGAGACCCTTTCCAACCTCAACCACTCTGATTCTGTGGAGTGATCCCCTCTGACTGCCTATGCACTGCTGCATTGGGACTCAGCAGAAATAAAACACTTGTCTTcaactttgttttcttgggagCTAAATGTTAACATTTCTGCATCTCTTACTCCTAGAAAGAGAAATACCAACTACTGTGTGAAGCATTGGAGAACAAAGAGATCCAGTGGAGTAGTCGGGGGCCAGCCAATAAAAGGTGGGGAATGACAGCACGCTGCACCTGGTCATcaggctgagcaggagctgccatGAGGCAGCACTGATCAGTGCTATCCATTTAGATGTGGTCCTTGTTGGCTCTCCCACAAGGAGATACATGTGCTGTCTTTCAGACTCTATGAGGCAGCAGAGGAAGACAGCCTCCCAGACACCCTGAAGaaattcctgcagctgctgcgctCTGAGGCCTTATTTTTACTGCTTTCCAACTTCACTGGCCTAAAACTGCACTTCCTGGCTCCCTCTGATGAGGATGAAGACGCTGGGGAGGGACAAGCAGCAGACACCAGTGGGCACAGCAGTCCCAAACCTGAGCAGGAAGAGGCTGAACAACCAGTTACTGGCAATTCCCATCAGCCACACCagcctgagagcagccctgaagcACAGGACAGTGAGACACAGAGCAGTGAGtagagcagcagcagtgtgaaAGGATTCAAACTTAATTCCCAGTGATATTCATGGAACTAGGGTTTCACCTTGTACTGCAACCAGCACAAGGCACCAGCACAAATGTGGGACTTGAAGCATTTTAGACTGATTATTTGAAATCAGTGACTATTGCAAAAGAATTTGGAGTAAATCAATGACTAATTTGAAGATACCATTTTGAACAGACATAAGTCCTAAGGGTGGGACTTTTGGGGGGACTGTTAATCTTTTGTCAATAGTTATGTGGTTTCTACATCCACATACCCCTGCTTCATATAAAGCATATTCTTTTATGAGATAATAAATCCAAAACAGAAATGTGAGCAGGTCAGAAGTAAAACAATTTTAGAATTAGAAAATTGATACCTAAAACTAGCATTCAAGCTTTCAGAAAACACTGTCAGCCTAAAATACATTAGCTGAATTTAGTTGTCAGCAGTGACACTATCAAAGATTAGATTAATTTTGGATTTTGATTGGTGATGTTTATTTAAAACTAGTGGCTCTGAAGTTTAAAGGTAGAATTTTTGAAAGTGCTCATCCTGCACTAAGTCAGACAAGTTACTGGACACTGGaataaaaggttaaaaaaaaaccaagtcctactgaaaaaaatcccaccagAATAGTTACCAGGAGCAGAGGATGTATGGAGCAAATCTTGGTCCCACTCCTACACATTGTTCAAAGTACCTAACCTAGAGTCTCCTCTAGGAAAGATACACATGTGATATGTGGTTTTACCCTTTTTCACTGGGGCCAGCAGACAATTTCACAGTGGTGTGGGATCACTGAGCTCCTCACACGCTTTGAGCTCAGCTGCTGTGGTTTCATGGCTCTCCCTGGTGTTTGTGCCCTCTCCTAGGCTCGGGCAGCCCTGTGTGTGCAGGGGAGCTGCGGCGCTGGACCCACGGGCACTACACTCTGGTCCATGACTCTCAAGCCACAGAATTTGTTCTTGACCTGCTCTTCTTCTGTGGCTGTGAAGGTAAGTGGATGAGAGAGAGATGTCAGACTCTTCTTTTACAAGGTTTGCATAAAGGAATGACTTCCGAGTTCTCAGCAGTGCTAAAACAGCCAAAATTTCCCTGCTTTTTCTTACATAGAAGGTGTCTGTAGACTTTGTCCTCGTCCTCACTTGGGCATAAACGCTGTTTCAGTAGTCCTCATGCAAGGGTTGGGACTGTGGCCTTGGAATCATCTCTGGCCCTTCCCGCTTGCGCCAGGAGGTGGCGCTTGGGCAGAGGGAAAGGCTGAGCCTCCCCGGCCTTTCCCCTGCTCAGCATCGCTCTGGGCAcgctggagggacaggaggccTCAACACCCACGAGTGTTCCACCCCTTTGCACATCAGAATTATCACTACACCTCCAATACACAAGGCCCAGCGTTTTCAAAAGTTACTTTAGGCATACCTAGGCATTTTGGGTTGATTGCTAGTTAAATAGTGGTAAAAAATCTAAACACAAGCATTTTAGACCAGATGAGTCCAGAATGTACAGCTGATTGAAATCCTTTGGCATATCTGCTAGGGCAGAACTGTTCTACAGGTGAGGAGCAGTGCACCAAACAACTTTAAATAGCCCATCTACCATAAAAGGGAAATCCAGTACATTTGCTTCAAGTTGTTTCTGAACAGAAGAAAACAAATAGACTGGCAGGAGGTAAATACTTACCCTGTGTCCAGTAACTCTGGGGAGTGGGGTGAAAAAATGGCATCTCCTGGACAGCACTGAGGTTTCTAAGaatctttcttttctattttaagACTGGGATCCTGAATATGGTGGCTTTACTTCCTACATTGCTAAAGGTGAAGATGAAGAGGTAAGGACCTCAGATAAAATCAAATAAAGCTGTTTAGGGTGGAGAGACATAATTACACTTTGTCCTAATGCCAGTATAATGCTGAGAGTCCTCACTAGTGCACTGGAGCCTCCTTGCCCCAGTCACTGCTCTTGGGCAAAGCTCTGGCCTCAGCTTCAAGAGGCTGCTGTTTACCTAAAGCATGAGACGTGGGCCCTGAGAGTGCCTCAGCAcctgcacccagggctgtgtGGGAAGCCTGCCTTGAAGGGACACAAGGCTGTAGCAGGGATAACACTTGTCCAGGAAAGTGCTGTTCACTGGGGTCCCATTCAGTATCAGTACTAGGACAGTGCTGAGCAGTCAAAGTCCAGAAGCCCTTAATGTATAACTGCTTCAGGTAAAGGGTATTAAAATGAAAATAGTGTCACAGATTATTTTCTAATGCCAGTCCTTTGTTCTAACTGACTTTTGaaactgttttgtttttccttaagAATTTTATCAAAGTTATTTTTGTGAAACTGTTTTCTTTCCTTATCTTTGTGTCCTCTAGCTGTTGACAGTGAATCCAGAGGACAACTGCTTGGCCTTAGTTTATAGAGACAAAGAAACGATGAAGTTTGTGAAATACATCAACCATCGAAGCTTGGCACGCCTGAACAAGCATCCAAACAAAACAGGATTTTGGGA
This window contains:
- the OGFOD1 gene encoding prolyl 3-hydroxylase OGFOD1, with amino-acid sequence MATKRRGAAALAAAKRGRREGRAELCAALGDAALRERAGAAWARGERLRHDAVVLEPAPFRHGVIPGFLAGSAFAEALRDELLGLDFRGRRNDLLSLQQSEELGASPEPHVAALRRALCEEFQVWLSAVTQIELEPTIDISCAKYEYTDVLLCHDDELEGRRIAFILYLVPPWEKSDGGTLDLYSTDEHFQPQQITKSLVPSWNTLVFFEVSPVSFHQVSEVLSQKCRLSVSGWFHGPSVARPARHIEAPLARSPHIPCDHEILYEWINQVYLDLDSQAQIQEEFEERSEILLKDFLKKEKYQLLCEALENKEIQWSSRGPANKRLYEAAEEDSLPDTLKKFLQLLRSEALFLLLSNFTGLKLHFLAPSDEDEDAGEGQAADTSGHSSPKPEQEEAEQPVTGNSHQPHQPESSPEAQDSETQSSSGSPVCAGELRRWTHGHYTLVHDSQATEFVLDLLFFCGCEDWDPEYGGFTSYIAKGEDEELLTVNPEDNCLALVYRDKETMKFVKYINHRSLARLNKHPNKTGFWDFSFVYYE